The genome window GATAAATCATCCGTATATATAATCAGTTATCTATATTCTTTGATAATAGAATATAATTTTAAAAAATCACATTCTAAAAATTTGCCATAATATATATGGTTTCCAAAAATATTTAGAAATATCCCAGTATACATTTTTTACAATTTATTAAAATAAAATTCATATATTGGGAAATATTAATAGTAAATAAATAATTGTTTCTATAAAGTGGAAATTATCTTTAAAAGCACAAATTAATTTACAGTCTCATAAAATATTCATTAAATAAAATAAATACGATTAACTAAATTGGTAGTTAATCGTATTTTAAAATTTATATATATAAATATTTTATAGATATAGAATAAAGGTCATTTATTATTAAACTCTATAAACATCATCTATAATTTCCACGCCTTTTTTTTCTAAAGTTTCCTTTACCCAGTCTCTATTTGCAGTTCCTTCAGAAGCCTTTACGACCTTATCGTGGTCTTGTTTAGCATTTGCTTCTGCTTTCTCAATAAGGTCTACTGCATCATTTTTAGGGATTACTATTACACCATCTTGGTCTCCTAGTATTATATCACCTGGATTGACAGCAATTCCACCTATAGAGATAGGTACATTTACCTCACCAGGACCTTCTTTATATGGACCACCTGGAGTAGTTCCTGTAGCATATATTGGACAACTAGACTTTGATATGAAATCAATATCTCTTATTGGACCATCTATTACAATTCCAGCTACTTTTTTGAAATCTGCAAGATATTTGTACATGATTTCTCCCATGATAGCTTGTGTTCTATCTCCATTATTAGATAGTATTATTACATCTCCTTCTTGAGCTATATTAAGGGCTTGGTGAAGCATTAAATTATCTCCTGGTCTTGATTTTACTGTTAATGCAACTCCACACATTCTATTTTTTGGCGAAGACATTAACTTTATTTCTGAGCTTAATGCACTTGACCTATACATACAGTCTCCCACATTTGCTGCTGGTAATACGCTGAATCTTTTTACAAGTTCTTTATCTGGTAAGTCTCTTTTTAAATATACTCTATTTCCTATTGCCATTTTAAATTCCTCCTAATAAGTGTTTACTAATCATTGTATATAGTTGCATTATCCCAATCTATTAATTTTACTGGCCAAGTAGGATTTTTACCTTCAAATACCTCATTAACCCCAATTGCAGAGTGTAAAGATGCTCTATTAGTAGCTTCTTTAGTTGCTGCTCCTATATGAGGGGATACCACTACATTATCTAAATACAATATAGGATTTTTTGAGTCTACTGGCTCTTGTTGTAACACATCTAAACCAGCACCTGCTATAACATTATCTCTACATGCTTCATATAAAGCTTGTTCATCTACGACACTTCCTCTAGCTGCATTTATAAAAAATGCTGTTTCTTTCATCATATTAAACTGTTCTTTTCCTATAAAATTTTTAGTAACAGAAGTCGTTGGACAGTGAACAGAAACGAAATCACTTTCTTTGTATATTTTATTTATATCTCTAGTCACTTCTACACCTAGTGGAAAATCTTTAGATGATTTATATGGGTCATATGCAACTACTTTCATATTAAATCCATCCATGCACATCTTAGCAACTCTTGAACCTATGTTTCCGCATCCAATAATTCCTACAGTTTTTCCATCAAGCTCACATTTAGGCGTTCTTAATTTAGCTTTATAGTAGTCATCTATAAAGTTTTTTCTTACTTTTGTATAATTTCTAGAGCAATATAACATATACATTAATGTTACCTCTGCAACAGAAGTACTATTTGCTACTGGACAATACAATACTTGAACACCAAATTCTTTTGCTGCCTCCAAATCGACAGTATCAAATCCTGCACCATGACGCACTATTACTTTTAGATTATCAGCAGCTTCAAATACCTCTCTCGTTATTTTAGATAGCCTAACTATAATTGCATCAATACCTTTTATATCATTTATTATATCTTTAGTCTCCATGCCTGAACCAGTTATTAGTTCATGACCTCTACTTTCTAAGTAATCCCTACCTTCTTGCATTATTTCTTGTGGTAATAATATTTTCCAACCCATTTTTTTCCTCCTAATTAATTTTCATATATGTAATCTGGGGCACAATATACTATAAATCCATCTTTGATGGTCATTTCTGTTTTTAATAATTTATCTGCCTCGAATTTACTACCTTTCCAATCTGTGTAAATTTGTTTAACATCCATGATGTCAAATATTGCTATATCTGCATTTGCACCTTCTGATAAACATCCTATCTGATTTTCCATTTTCATAAGTTTAGCTGGATTTTGTGTTGTCATTTTTACAACATCATATAGACTTATTCCCATACATATGTATCTAGACATAAGGTTTGGAAGAGAGAATATAGGTCTTCTAAACATGCTTTCTAGTACCAAATCTGTACTACAAATATCAGCTATAAATCCCTGTTCTTTTGCTTTTAACATGACTTCAAAATCACCATGTTTTCTACCTTCTCCTGTATCAAATATGATTCCTCTTTCCCTTGCTTTTTTCACACATTCATATAAATTGCCATTTGAGTCGAGGATAGTATTTTTAACACCTTGATATACATGTTCAAATATATCTCCTGGTCTTAATATGTTTAATACTTCCTCTGTAGGAACTGGTAAATTTGTACAATGAACTTCAACAGGACATCCTATTTTTTCAGCTATTTTAATAGTTTCTTTTAATGGCTCTATTCCTAGACCATCTACCAAATTTTCACTTAATCTTATTTTTAGACCTAATATATTATCTTTATTTTCATTGTATATTCGTTCTATTTTTTCATGATTAAAATACTTTGGGTCAATACATTCATGGTAACTAGTAGTTACCAAGCCTGCTGAGCAAACTT of Clostridioides sp. ES-S-0054-01 contains these proteins:
- a CDS encoding RraA family protein; the encoded protein is MAIGNRVYLKRDLPDKELVKRFSVLPAANVGDCMYRSSALSSEIKLMSSPKNRMCGVALTVKSRPGDNLMLHQALNIAQEGDVIILSNNGDRTQAIMGEIMYKYLADFKKVAGIVIDGPIRDIDFISKSSCPIYATGTTPGGPYKEGPGEVNVPISIGGIAVNPGDIILGDQDGVIVIPKNDAVDLIEKAEANAKQDHDKVVKASEGTANRDWVKETLEKKGVEIIDDVYRV
- a CDS encoding hydroxyacid dehydrogenase, producing the protein MGWKILLPQEIMQEGRDYLESRGHELITGSGMETKDIINDIKGIDAIIVRLSKITREVFEAADNLKVIVRHGAGFDTVDLEAAKEFGVQVLYCPVANSTSVAEVTLMYMLYCSRNYTKVRKNFIDDYYKAKLRTPKCELDGKTVGIIGCGNIGSRVAKMCMDGFNMKVVAYDPYKSSKDFPLGVEVTRDINKIYKESDFVSVHCPTTSVTKNFIGKEQFNMMKETAFFINAARGSVVDEQALYEACRDNVIAGAGLDVLQQEPVDSKNPILYLDNVVVSPHIGAATKEATNRASLHSAIGVNEVFEGKNPTWPVKLIDWDNATIYND
- a CDS encoding amidohydrolase family protein; the encoded protein is MLDLLIINGHVIDPKNNVNGNKTIAIYNGKVTEYKHGDKAKHTIDARGKFVFPGLIDAHAHMFADGTEIGIYPDSTYLPTGVTSAIDCSAGVANYQLFKSSIIARSKVNIKSFLQVCSAGLVTTSYHECIDPKYFNHEKIERIYNENKDNILGLKIRLSENLVDGLGIEPLKETIKIAEKIGCPVEVHCTNLPVPTEEVLNILRPGDIFEHVYQGVKNTILDSNGNLYECVKKARERGIIFDTGEGRKHGDFEVMLKAKEQGFIADICSTDLVLESMFRRPIFSLPNLMSRYICMGISLYDVVKMTTQNPAKLMKMENQIGCLSEGANADIAIFDIMDVKQIYTDWKGSKFEADKLLKTEMTIKDGFIVYCAPDYIYEN